The genomic region GCTATATGTGGTAAAACGTTAAAATGAAGAGTCAGTGTAAAATCTAAAATTACAAGCAGAAAAACGGCTGAAAAGATTATTATTATGTACTTGTTCTAAATTTATGATTGTTCAGGGCTGGAAGCATGCatatgcctatatatatatatatattttaatacATAGAAAAGGTATTAGTATATATATCTTATTAGTATCTCAGCTAACTAGCATAATTTTTTAACTATGCCACGCCTCACCAAAATTATTATTTGCACATGCTTGCTCAAACAGATAGGACTATACGCCCTTCGTTCCAAATTATTTGATGTTCTAACTTTATACCGAGTCAAACTTGAAAATATATTttacgatgcatataatgcaactaATTTGGTGTTGTACATGGTAATATCTTCTACATCATATATATAGTACGAAAATATATTTTAGGATGGATCTAGTGCAACTAATTTTCTGTTGTACTTCTTGTTATATTTGTAGACTTGGTTAGACTTAAAGATATGTGATTAGGACAAAGTAGAACTTCAAATAAGTTGGAATGGTTCAATACTGTATCCTAATCCCAAGGGACTTAGAAAAGGGAGTACATACTGTAATACTACTCGTACCCCAAATTTATATATTTCCATTCTTCTTGGTTCTATTGAATAATTTGGAAGCTCCAAAATTATACCTTGCTCACTTGCAGCTAGCTACCTATATATGTTGTGGTGGATTGCCCAAATTTCATAATTCCTTCAGAAGTGGCAAAAAGAACATCATCTGCAGCTTTTACAAATCGTTCAATTTGAAATTAAGAAATTAATTTTATCCTGTTATCAATTTGAAACGATATCGTACAATGTTAGTGCTCCAACATGTATGACTGCGTTCAGCTTTTACAAACTACACTAACTACCACAGCAATTATGGTCGTAAAATCATGCATAGAACTAGTACATGCAGATGCAGGTTTTCCTAACGTAATTTAGATAAAAATGTATGTTGGATGGCTATCGTTGTTTAACACCAACGGTGTTAACATCAAGAAAGCAGAATTTGTTGACAAAGTTAACATACATAGCCCTTTAATCCGATGGTGATGTTACAAGATTGATACTCTAATGAACGCACAAAACTTGATTCTTCAAACATGAAGACTTTCTTTTACCAATCAGCGGTACCAGCTGGAGTGATAAGCACGTTGACGTTCTACCTAATTAAATCAACATACGCCTTTTTCAGCAGATGTCATGAGAATTTAACCCAATGCTTGTGACTTCTGAGTATATGTACCACTATGCTTTGAGGTTTAAATATGCATTGTATGAAATGAAACTATGTATAAATGTATACATATTTTGATATGTGTTGGTACATAAGAATTTAACTCGATCAATGCTTGTGAGTATATGTATGTAACATTGAAAGCCGTGTGTTGTTAGTTAAAGCTACTCCAAGTATTAGGATCCAACAGGCAACAGGAAACTGTTCTATGAAATGAAAGAATTGAAAATCAAACTCATCTGCCATTCGTCAATTAAGCAATTCATTCAACAGAATAGCAGATCTGATCGGATTCCAGTTTGACAATTGTAGAATTAAGAAATGCAGATTAGAATCCACGCATGAATTACATGAATTAATCAATACAGGTTCTGGACTAGTAGTAGCTACAACTACAATACGTACTGCATCATGCAATGACCAAGGCAAGTTCACCGTCACGAAGTTAATTCACAAGAAAATTATTACGCAAATAATCCATCGAACAAAGAAGGATATATATAAGTGTACGTGCAAGGCGAGACAGTGGGAGTAGTTCTTGTACCGTACGCATGTCGCCGCTTCTCAGTAGGGCTGCGAGTTGGGAAACACCACTCCAGCGAGCTCCCATTGCTGCTCCAGCTGATACTGGTAGTAGTTGCCGCTGCTTCCGTACCCTCCATTGCCGAAGCCAGCCACGATAGCTTCGCTCGGCATGGACGACGAGCACCCCTCCTCCAATTCAGCGCTTGCTGTGTTCATGGACGAGGAGCGATTGATAAAATTGTGCGGCCTCGTGATCAACTCatccgccctcgccgccgccatgcCGGTGGCTGCCGGCTCGATGTTAATCGTAGACGCGAGCGTAACCCATCGCATCCGGTTCTTTTCCCGCGTCCGCTCCCTGGCCCTCTCCCGCGCCTTCGTCCTCGACTCCTTGTCGGGGATCGGGTGCGCACTGGCCAATTTCCTTTGCGGCTTTGGATTGGCGGGTGCTCTTCTAGCTGCCCTTGGCATCGGCTTCTTCCCCTCGCCGTGATCACCACCTCCAGCCTCCGTCCCTGGCGGCTTGTGCTTGCCGTCGACGACGGAGAGGCTGCTGGAGCCGTCCTCCTCGCAGTCGGAGGACGCCTCGTCAGTCATGACCTCCCTGATGGCGCCCTTTGACGTATTGAGGAGCCATTGCACCGTCTTGCTGGCCTTGTCGAAGCCGAGCATGTCCTGGAGCGCGAAGAACTTGCGGGCGACGTCGAGGGACAGCCGCATCCGCCGGTCCCTCATCCCGCCGGCGGTGCATATCTTGCTGTGCCGGTCTTTCCTGGCCGCGGCAGCCGCCGCGCTGTCGAGGCCTCCACCGCCGTGCAGGCCTTGTGCGGTTCCAACACCGTCTGCCCTTGGCGCTGGCGCCTGATCCATCAGCAGCAGCTCCGGTGGCGGCTGGTTGTCGATCTCGGCCGCGGGCGGCGTCGCGGCGCCGGCACAGAGGTAGCTGTggtggaaggcgtcggcggcgaaTGCAGGGGAGGAATGGTAGTAGAGCAAGGATTGGTGATCCGGCGCCTTTGGCGAGGGAGGGCTGATCTGCAGCTGTTGGTAAAGGGGTAAGTCCATGGGGCTCGGGGAATCATAGAAAGGAAACATGCTTTAGTGATGGGACTCCAAGACCCCTGAGACCTCCCGTCTCTAGGCCCTCGGAAGAAGAGCAACTGCTAGCTGCGCGCTTCTACTGTGTGTGAGAGAGGGGTGTGGCTGTGGCCTAGGAGCTATGATCAGATGTGCCCGGCCATGCATAAGCCGCTCTTCACGCCTGTGTGTCTGCGGGTggaagagagaaagaaagagataGTTAAAGAGGTCTAGGACTAGGAGGAGGTAAATCTCCCATGGGAGTTGCAGAGGGGCGATGAGGAGGAGGGGCACTGGTACCTAGCTCATCCTgagttcacacacacacacacacacacacacacacacacacacacacacacacatcatggGCTCTTCTGTAGGAGGGCTAGCTAGCTAGCGAGAGAGTGCTTGTGGTTAGAGGGATGGATGGATGCCTAGAATTTTGGATGTGATACTCTCCCTACTTGAGATTGAGAGGGTGTGCCATCTTatagctagagagagagagagggagggagggtctGAGTGTGGTGTGTGAATGAGGTGATAGGGAGAGAATACAAGTCAGAAGAAGGACACTGCTGCGGGAAAGGGCATGTGTGCATGTTGGAATGCTATTGGCTACTAGTGACCTAGGGCATTTATTGGCAGAAGACCGAGGGTGGTGACCAGCCATGGCCCTGGCCGTGTAGGATGGACGCCTTTGTTCCTTGGAGCCCCTTCTTCAGGAAACGAATGACCTTGTTTTTTTGTATTGGCAGTTCTGCACAGGAATTCGCCTACCCGGTATACATTGAAAGTTGTTGGGGTATGGATCAGACAATGGAACCAAAGGACTATTTGGTGGCTACTCTGGGGACCGAGGTCATATGGAACCTTTCTGAGTTTTTCTTTTCATTTGTATTGGCAGTTCTGCACAGGAATTCGCCTACCCGGTATAGATTGAACGTCGTTGGGGTATGGATCAGACAATGGAACCAAAGGACCATTTGGTAGCTACTGTGGGGGCCGAGGTCGAATGGAACCTTTCCGAGTTGGGATAAGTACTGCACTCTCATATTCAAACAATACCGATTTTACCAAATTAATCTCTACCTTTCGATCTACGGCTAAAGGAAGTTACTAGGATCTTCTTCAACCACTCACACCTTATCATTTCTCAAGATGAGAATGGGCCGATGTTACCCATTGGGATATTGGTCCGACCCAAAATTGCAAGCTCAATGTGTCTTTTGGGTCGGCTTCGTAGAAACTAGGCCAGGGTAGCCTTCCAACATACTCCATACATACGAGTTTCTAAAAAAACATAGCATATAGGTTAGTGAGGGTGGTTAGCCTTGTGTTTATAGAATTTTTGAACTATGGGTTCAAAATTGCCTTTGTTCTATGAGTTACAAATATTCTAACGTGGTCCTTATAGAAATGTAGATGAAGCGTTTGTTTTTCTTTCAAAAAATAAGCTCTAGAAATCCTAATATGCTGAAAAATCCTAGCACTAAATGATGTTGTTTTGGTTGTacgattgctttggtggaattAGTGCAACTTTCATGCGCATGTTTTAATCCACAAAAGAAGTCACTTAAGTTGTGTGTAGTCAAATTACATGTCTTACTATTACATTTAGATTGGAGAAAAAAATCATAGGTCTCCATCTGTTCCCTTAAGCACGACTTACTTTAATCTGCCCAAATTCAAGCTTTATTCAATAATTGTTCCAACAAAAATGTGGATTGTGTCATATGAAAGTTGATTCCATTGCTAAACTCCTCGCAAACCATCTCAAGAAGGTCATCCCGCTTCTTGTTCATCCGGATCAAACAGGATCTTTATGTGGGCGCACTATCTCCGAAAATTCCCTGTACGCGGCGGATATCCTTCACCTTTGTGCTAGAAAAAAAGCTCCCACCATGGTAGTCAAGATTGACATCTCAAAAGGCTTTTGACTCAGTGCGTTGGCCCTCTATGCCTGCCATTCTGGCTGCTAGGGGCTTTTCAAACAAATGGATAAAATGGATTGAGTCATTGCTTACTTCCGGAAAAAACAGTCATCCTTCTTAACGTAATTCCCGGCCCGTGGATACAATGTAAAAAGAGGTTACGTCAAGGGGACCCCCTCTCTTCGTTCCTTTTCATAATAGTTGCAGATATTCTACAAAGAACTATTATAAATGCTTGTGAACAAAACCTACTTGCTCACCCCCATCACACAAGACATTCCCTTCCAGGTCCTTTAATACGCAGATGATACTGTAATTATCATTAAGGTAGACGCTTTCGCAGCCACAAATCTCAAACGTATCCTAGATGATTTTTCTAGTCCCAGTGGCCTAGCCATCACTTTCTCCAAAACCACTTTTGTCCCCCTCAATATTGAACCTGGGCTTGCCGCCTCTATGGCGGCCACACTTGCCACCACAGTGGCCACCTTCCCGCAAAGTAACCTTGGTCTTCCTCTCTCTCCCCATAAACTACCTCCCTCTGTGTTTCAACTGTTATTGACCGTTGCAATATTTATTTAGCTGGTTGGTGTGCCCTTCTGCTCTCTCGTGGTGATCGTCCAATTCTGCTGTCAGCCATTCTTGACAGTCTCCCCACTTACTTTATGATGTGTTTCTCCCTCCCTAAAAGTGTCTAAGAGGAAATTGATAAGCGTAGACGGATTTTGTTATGGTCAAATGACGATTTCTTCTCTGGATCTAAGTGCCTGGTCGTGTGGGACAGGGTGTGTATGCCTAAGCAAGCAGATGGTCTAGGTGTTAAAAACTTGCAAGCACAATTTTTTTGCCTTATGTTGAAGTTTGCATTGAAATTCCTACACTCACCTCCTTTGCATTGGACAGATTGGATTATAGACCACTCCCCCCTGCATACAGGTCTAGGTAAAAATGCCTCCTTCCTAGGCAAGGTCATTTTTAAACATTTATATACACTACGAAAGATCTCCTAGGTTAGTATTGGTGATGGCTCATCCACCTTCTTTTGGTTAGATTACTGGCTACTTCCTGAGCCTCTCTCCACCACCTTCCTAGCCATGTTTTCGCATTGCACAAAGCCAAATGCCTTAGTCAAAAATATTGTGATCGATGGGATTGATATGGGCATGCGTAGCCAACTAACCTTAACTGCTCCCAATGTACTCGCTTCTTTGAGACTGTTGTTGCAGGATGTGCACCTCTCTGGAGGTCCGGACAAAAGATCACTGCCAACAGGCCGCCTTCTCCGCCAAGGGCGCCTATGAAGTTCTAGCTTCTTAGTTGCCAGACCCAAACCTTGCTCACATCTGGGAGTCAAATGTCCCTAGCAGGGTTCGAGTGTTTGGGTGGCTATTCTATTTAGGTTCAGTTCTTTTGAGTGGCTTAAAAAATAAGTTGCCTTTCCCCAGCTTAACAAATAAGTTGTCTCTAATTTTTTAGACTTCTAAGTTAGTTATCCCATAACTAGTTTAGAAGCCCCAATGAATATAAGAGACGGCTATGGGAAAAGCTAAAGAGAggcagcttattttttaagctaacCAAAAGAACTTGGCCCTTAGATAGGctgaacactcgggccaactcacACCACAAAACCATCATCTATTTGTCGTCTTGCCCCCCGCTGCAATGGTGCGCCGGAAGATCGTGCTCGCCTGTTCTTCACATGCATCGTCGTTGTTTCCACCTGGGAAGCAGTTGGGATCCATCAATGTTTCTCGCCCCTGGTTGAGTTATGGAATTCACCATGTCACCCAACCCTGCCATGGTCAGTATGGCCTTTTGTCTTGCGGCTATTGCTTTGGAAAATCTGGGATGTGCATAATGCGATGACTTTTAGAGGGGTGAACCAAACCCCCAATGATGTAATTCGGGGTGTAATCTCTAACCTCACTCTCTGGTCTCACCGTCTTTGGAAGGCCAATCAAAAATCCACGCTGCAATGTGGCGGGATTTTTTCTCCTCTTGTCTGTCATAAACTTTGTTGTTTAACTTTGTTTGAAATATATTGCTTTTTAGTGTTTCTTTTCAAAATGGCTACGACCATATATTAAGTATCACAACAGATGCTTAAAAACACACCCTTGCAGGAAAAAAATTGCATCCAAATCCTTAGGGTGTGGAAGTCTTGTTTCTCCTGCATCCACCAACAGCACACCGTGGGCATAACTAGTTGTCTCCTTTGGGCCTCTGTCTGGGTGGAGCGAACTTGCTTAAACCCGTGAACTTGTAGAAGCAGCGCCTGGGAAGTCGTTGATGTAGACAAGAAGATGTCGCAAGTCGCAATCTGTGAAGCAAATCGCCACCCCAAAGAACAAAACGCTGAAAAGGGCATGTAATAACTACAAAGACATGAGTGCTGGTAGAAATCAAGTGGGTCCACCGGAGACCAAAACCAACAGGATCTTGGATGacgagacacacctccacacaccgtCCGCCGGTAACATTACTTTTCAACATGCATTCAAGTATACGCACAGTGAACATTTCGAGACTTTTACCATTTATAAAGCAAAATTATATGGTCGGTTGGACATTTAAGAATAATATTGTTTTGTTTCGCAAAATACTTTGATGCCATATAGTAACCTTTTGGGGCATACAAGTGAAAATCATAGTTAAAACCAGGCAACCAATGCAGTAACTTTCATGTGCTACGAACTAATGACACTGGACCAGTGGGCCAATTAATCGCATCTCAAATTCACATCTTCTGGGCGGAGCACATGCATCTACATGGACCACTGACTAAAAGGTATGTACCGCACTAGGGTTAGTCGAAGAGTTTGAGAGacttaccccgcaaaaaaaaagagttTGAGTGACTCCGGCCCGGTTAGCTGCACGAAGCCACAACCCCTGTAGCAGATGGTAGTTATGAAAAGCTGTGGGGCTGGTCGTGGCCGCATGGGCAACCGATCTTACCCAACACCTGCTGAGAATTTTAAAAATtgctaagagggtgcttggatacgttttagtcccatgactaaaaatagtgggactaaaacttgctagcctcatccatacttggatccaaatactaaagagactaaaatcaagttattgaacatttattatcctccaaacccttcaatccagaactcgcatgtgttaaaggagatgcattaaatgatgagagagagggctaatacatattttagtaggtttcctatgactaattttttttagcctcaagactagtcctaacctctctttagtcaggggtacTTGAAATTTTAGCCTCTAAAAATGATTATTTTTaatcagactaaaaatagtcccttaaATCTAAACACCCTCTAAACATGAGAAACGTACCGGTCCTTTGGAGTTGTGACCAGAGTCAACCAACTAGCATTAGTGCCATGTGGCGTAGAGTCATGTTATGCTGCACAGTGAGAACTGAAAGTGATATGGGAATATAGATATAGATTTGCATCTGCAGCCAAGCTGTACATAAACCCACAGAGCGACATTTTTTTAAGTAAATTTCACAGGTCGGTTAAAAAGTGCAAAATTTTGTAACCCAACCTGATAAAAAATCTGCATACTCGGACGGTTTCCTCATCTAATATAGCTTTGAATTAGAGATGTGCAATTAATATCGCAATACTGCCTTCAttactgaaaaaggctttcgccccgctttatatatgaAGCACGAACCCAACAACCcggtacaaacgcacgccaccacaacacaccCACACACCTAAGGCAAGATACAAGGCGCTGAGCGCAGccacaccacccctagcactaccgccgcaaagagatgaagccgcatatgacgaaccgtgggctctaaggcggcgccttcaggaaggaaacgacaccggagcgccgccgccgcccaatccgaggatcagagtttcccccggagccgcacgacgggcaatgagagccgcgacgacgccttcaagaaaggaacgagcttcgccgccgccggtccttccgaagatagaacaggttttcaccctggataacactcaccgccaccgaacgccacaccccggcaaccatgccgcccacacggccatggccaccgggcagcaccaagccacggccTCTGCCCGAGAGCACCGcgcaaccaccaccagggccgccgccccggcatccaagaccttgacaccacctcacccaaGAGTTGCCGCTATCCCAACCAAAGAGATgagcggaaaggtcccacctttcgcacccctgggcgacCCCCAGCGCCAGGACCCAATAGGCCGGCCAGCTGGCCTCCATCGACCCGTCCTGCAGCACCGGGCGAGACGCGAGCTCGGTCCTGCAACACTGTGCGCGAGACGAGGTCGGTCCTGCTGCACCATGCGCGAGACGAGCATAGTCCTGCGGCACTGTGCACGAGACGAGCTCGGACCTgcgcaccgggcgcgagacgagtgaTGGACCGCAACTGGGAGAAGGACAGCCCTTCGCCGAACATAGCGACCGGACAACGAGGAGGGGAGACAAAGGCCGATACAAGCCGCCTATGGACGAACCGACGCCAGGACGTGCCAGCCGTCGCCGAAGCCGACTCGCCAAACCACCGTGGAGCCATCCACGGCCGGAGCAGCGGCCACCCCGTCCACTGCCCAACCCGCGCCGCCTAGCGAGCTCCCTGTGTTGGAGTCGCCGGGCACGCACCCGCACATCCCGCCGCCCCAAGCTCCAACCCCCGCGCATCTCGCCGAACGCCGGAGGGTCGGAAATTAAAGGCCCCATCTTGGGGCCCCTGGTTGCCGACGAACCAGCCCACAGCGGGCCACGGGCGGCACCCCCAGCCACTGGGGAGGCCGGATCTGGCGCCCGACCCGCAGGATCGACGCAGACGCCAAGGGCAGAGGAGCCAGAGACGATGGGAGGAGGGATCCACCGCCGCCCGATCCACCGGGCCCAGCCACGGCGCGCACCG from Triticum aestivum cultivar Chinese Spring chromosome 4A, IWGSC CS RefSeq v2.1, whole genome shotgun sequence harbors:
- the LOC123082371 gene encoding transcription factor TB1-like yields the protein MFPFYDSPSPMDLPLYQQLQISPPSPKAPDHQSLLYYHSSPAFAADAFHHSYLCAGAATPPAAEIDNQPPPELLLMDQAPAPRADGVGTAQGLHGGGGLDSAAAAAARKDRHSKICTAGGMRDRRMRLSLDVARKFFALQDMLGFDKASKTVQWLLNTSKGAIREVMTDEASSDCEEDGSSSLSVVDGKHKPPGTEAGGGDHGEGKKPMPRAARRAPANPKPQRKLASAHPIPDKESRTKARERARERTREKNRMRWVTLASTINIEPAATGMAAARADELITRPHNFINRSSSMNTASAELEEGCSSSMPSEAIVAGFGNGGYGSSGNYYQYQLEQQWELAGVVFPNSQPY